The DNA sequence TCGTGGCTGTGCTGTGATGCTGCAGCGCGGCGCCGGTGAGGATGTGTTCGTCGGCTGCCCGTCCGAACGCTTCGTGGGCGCGTGCGCCCTCGTTCCACTCCGCGCTGCCCGGCGCAGACGCCGATTCCACTGGTTCCAGCAGCAGCGCCAACCAGTCCCCAGCCAATGCGCGGACGGGCCTGCGCCATTCGACCATCGGCCACACCTCCACCGCGCCGAAGCGGGCGGCGGGGATGTCTTGGGCGATCGCCAAGGCGGCGTCGAGGTCGTCGGCTTCGAACACGTAGTAGCCGCCGGCCACTTCGGCGCCCTCGGCGTACGGGCCCTCGGTGACGACGGGGGCGTCGGGCCCGCCGGTGATGCGCACCGCGTCCGCCGCCGGGGCCAGGGCATCACCCGCCCGGATCGCCGGGGCGGCGAGTTCGTGAAACCGCTCCCACTCGGCCATCTCGACAGCCTGCTGGTCGGGCGACGGCGGGGTGGTGCGTTCCGGGTGTAGCAGCAGCGCGAAGTAGTGCATCGTCGTGTCTTCCTGTCCGGGAGCAGGACCTCGCGTCCCACTCTCTACCTGACTGACGAACGAGCGCGCGTCAATCCGACACCTGAGACAGAAAATTCCGACAGTTCGCGGGTTTCGCAGCCCGCCGCGCCGAGATGTGTGAGGGTGATCACACCGATGACGGCGCTGCGCGCCGAGGGAACAAGCCGCGGCCCCAGGGCCATCATGAAGAATCCCCCGCAGTCAGGCGTGCGGGGGATTCTTCATGTCGGTCCGGGCCGATCCGGCCCGGCCGTCAGGCCGCCAGGGCGGGCTTCAGGTACGTCACCAGGCTGACATCGATCGCCTCGTCGATGAAGTAGTACTGGCAACCCTTCAGGTACCGCATGTAGCGGTTGTAGTTCTCTTCGTCGGTCGCGGCGATCGCAGCGTCCTTGTTGCGCTCGAGCCGGTCGGCCCAGATGCCGAGCGTCTTGATGTAGTGGTTGCGCAACGACAGCGTCTCGGGCACCACGAACCCGGCCTTCTCACCGTGCTCGACCATCATCTGCGTCGTCGGGATGCGGCCGCCGGGAAAGATCTCGGTGATCATGAACTTGATGAAGCGGGCCAGCTCGAACGTCAGCTTCTTGCCGCGCTCGGCCAGGTCGTACGGGTGATACCCGACGCTGCTCTGGATCGTCATCCGGCCGTCCTCGGGCAGGATGTCGTAGCACGTCTTGAAGAAGTCGTCGTAACGCTCGAAGCCGAAGTGTTCGAATGCCTCGATCGACACGATCCGATCCACCGGGCTGTGGAACTGTTCCCACCCCTCCAGCCGCACATCGAACGTGCGCTCGGTGTCGATCTTGGCGAGCAGCTGGTCGCAGTAGACCTTCTGGTTCTTCGACAACGTCAGCCCGATGACGTTGACGTCGTACTTCTCCATTGCCCGCTGCAGCGTCAGCCCCCAGCCGCAGCCCACCTCGAGCAGCGTCATCCCCGGCTTGAGATCCAGCCGGTCGAGGTGCTGATCCACATTGGCGATCTGGGCCTCGGAGAGCGTGGCGTCGGGACCGGTGAAGAATGCGCAGCTGTACTTGCGGGTGGGGTCCTGGAACACCCCGAAGAAGTCGTCCGACAGGTCGTAGTGAGCCTGGATGTCCTCGAAATGAGGCGTCATATCCTTCGTGCCGGTGGATTGATCAGACATGTGTCTCTACGTCCCTCTACTTCGTGTGCCCCGTGAGATGGCGCGGTTGCCGACGACCGTACCCAACCACGGCCGAGCCTTGCTGCAAACACGCTTCTAGGGCGACCAGCCTATCTGTTGGCAGGTCGCCCGATCCAATCCGCTCAGCTGGCGGGTTGTTTGACCAACGTGAACTGGTTGACGTCGGTGTAGCCCTTGCGGAAGGAGTCCGCACAACCGGTCAGGTAATGCATGTACCGGTCGTAGACCTCTTCGGACTGCACCTCGATCGCCTCGTCCCGGTGCTCCTGCAGCGCGGCCGACCAGTGGTCGAGCGTGCGTGCGTAGTGGGGTTGCAGTGACTGCTCGCGGGTCAGCGTGAACCCGGCGTCGGCCGAGTGCTCGCCGACGAGTTCGATGGTCGGCAGGTACCCGCCGGGAAAGATCTCGGTGAGGATGAACTTGATGAACCTCGCCACCGAGAACGTCAGCGGGATGCCGCGTTCGATCATCTGCGGAATCGTCAGCGCGGTGATGGTGTGCAACAGCATCACGCCGTCGTCGGGAAGCACCCGGTAAGCGGTCGCGAAGAAGTCGTCCCAGCGGTCCTTGCCGAAGTGCTCGAAGGCGCCGATGGAGACGATGCGGTCGACGGGTTGGTCGAAGCTCTCCCAGCCTTCCAGACGGATCTCTTTGCTGCGGGGGCTGTCGGAGTCGGCGAAGATCTTCTCGACGTGCGCCTTCTGGTTCTCGCTGAGCGTCAGCCCGATGACGTTGACGTCGTAGCGCTCGATCGCTCGCATCATCGTGTAACCCCAGCCGCAGCCGACGTCGAGCAGCGTCATGCCCGGCTCCAGCCCCAGCTTGCCCAGCGCCAGGTCGACCTTGGCACGTTGAGCTTCTTCGAGCGTCATGTCGTCGCGCTCGAAGTACGCGCAGCTGTACATCTGCGACGGGTCCAGAAAAAGCCGGAAGAACTCATCCGACAGGTCGTAGTGCGCTTGGACGTCGTCGAAGTGCGGCTTCAAGTTTTTCTTGGTCGAGGCCATGAGGGCCTTCCTTGGGACGCTGCCCGAAGAGGTTCTCCTGAGACGGCGGTCATGCGTACCCGTCAGGCATGGTACGTGTTTACGCGAACTTGTGAATTGACGGAGACGCAGGTCACCCCGCGTGCGCGAACGTCGCCTGCAGTTCGCCGACAATGTCGTCCCACAGCGGTTCGGGTAGCTCGTGTCCCATGCCGTCGAACAGCACCAACCGGGCGCCGGGGATCGCGCGGGCGATGGCGCGTCCGCCCGAGGGGCGCATCAGTTTGTCCGCCTTGCCGTGGATGACCACGGTCGGCGCGGCGGTCTGACGGTTGTAACGGCGCAGGCTGCCGCTGCCGAGGATCGCCGCGAACTGCCTGCCCACGCCGGCGGGGTAGTAGGACCGGTCATAGACCTCGACAGCCTCGGCGCGAATCGCGTCGTCGGGGCGGGGAAAGCCGGGACTGCCGATGACCTTGGTGACCCGCACCGCATTGTCGATGATGGCGTCACGCCCGGTGCCGGCGGGCTTGGACAGGACCGCCAGCAGCTGCTGCGGACCGGGCGGCGGCAGCACCGGCTGGTTGTTGCTCGAGAAGATCACGCCGAGGGCCCTGGTGCGCGCGCGGTGGCGTGCGGCGAACACCTGGGCGATCATGCCGCCCATCGACGCCCCCACCACGTGTGCGCGGTCGACGCCGAGGTGGTCGAGCAGCGCCGCGGCGTCGTCGGCCATGTCCTCCAGCGTGTACGCCGCCGGGCTGGCCAGCCCGAGGAACGACCGCGCCATCCGTGGCAGCAGCGGCGCCCCGGAGTGGTGGTCGGGCAGTTTGCCGGACAGTCCGACGTCGCGGTTGTCGAAGCGGATCACCCGCAGCCCCCGGTCGATCAGCTTCTGGCAGAACTCCGTGCGCCAGAAGATCATCTGCGCGCCCAGGCCCATGATCAGCAGCACGGCCGGATCGGCCGGATCGCCCATGTCCTCGTAGTGGATGTCGACCTCGCCCGAGGATGCGGTGCCGGTCCGCACCTGCGTCACGCGTCCGGGTCCGTTTTGGTCTGCTCGTCGGTTCTGGTCTGCTCCTCGCGCGAGCGCTCGTCGGTTCCGCTCTTTTCGCCCGGCGCGTCCAGTTGATCGGAGTGTTCCCGGGAGACCTCCACCATGAAGTTGGCGAAGTATCCCGTCAGTGCGGGGTCGTTCATCATCTGCCAGCGGGGAGCCAGCAGCTTCATGTAGCGCTCTACGTAGAGGAACTGTTTCCCGATGAGCACCAGCTCGCGCGGCAGCTTGACGTCGTAGGCGTCGGCGAGCGCGGACAGCTGCTTGCCGATCTCGGCATAGCTCAGATCGCCGAGCGACGTCATCGTCAGCGGTGTGGCGAACTTCTCGAGATCCTTGGCCGCCTGCGCCTCGGGCTTCACCGTCCCCACCGCGCCCATCAACACGACGATCTTGCCGGCCGCGGCGTGGTCCTTCTTGACCAGCAGCGCATAGACCAGCTCGCGCAGCAGCCAGCGGGTGCGCGGGTCGATGCGGCCCATGATGCCGAAGTCGAAGAACACGATCTTGCCGTCGTCATCGACATAGAGGTTGCCCGCGTGCAGGTCGCCGTGGAACAGCCCGTGGCGCAGCCCGCCCTCGAACACGCTGAACAGCAGCGCTTTGACCAGTTCGGTGCCGTCGAAGCCGCGCTTGCGGATCTCGGCGACATCGTCGATACGCACGCCGGTGATTCGTTCCATCGTCAGCACGCGCTCGCTGGTCAGATCCCAGTACACCTGCGGCACCCGGATGTTGCTGCCGAGCGGGGAGGCATGCATGTGGGCCACCCACGCGTCCATCGACTGGGCCTCGAGGCGAAAGTCCAGTTCCTCGGCGAGGTTGTCGGCGAAGTCGGCCACCACGTCCTGCGCGGAGAGCCTCCGGCCCATCTTGGCCAGCTCCACCAGTTGCGCACCGCGCTTGAGGATCTGGAGATCGGCGGCCACCCGGCGACGGATGCCCGGCCGTTGGATCTTGACCACGACCTCTTCACCGGAGTGCAGGGTGGCGTAGTGCACCTGCGCGATGGACGCCGAGGCGAAGGGCTTCTCGTCGAACGACTTGAACAGGTTGGCCGGGTCGTCACCGAGTTCTTCCTGGAACAGCCGGTGTACGGCCTTGGAATCGGCGGGCGGCACCCGGTCCAGCAGGCCGCGGAACTCGCGGCTCAGCGGTTCGCCGAACGCCCCCGGGCTCGATGCGATGATCTGTCCGAACTTGACGTAGGTGGGGCCGAGATCGGCGAACGCCTGCGGGATCTGTTTGACGACCTTCTGCTGCAACGAGCCGCGGCTGCCCAGCTTGGACACGACGCGGGCGCCGGTGCGAGTGACCTGCCAGCCGGTGACACCGATACGGGCCGCCTCGACCGGCAACGGAACCCGGTCCAGCCTGGCGACCTCGCGGTGCTGCGCTTTTCGGGGTGTGCTCATAGCTGCAGTGTCTCAAAACCAACCGGTCAGGGAAAAAACGGTGTGGACCGGGTCACAAGGCGGGAGGCCGGAGACGGCACGTCAGACAAAGGCGTGCTCGACCTCAGCCCGGCCCCGGGCGGGGTCGCTGCCGGGCCGGTAGCTGGGCTCGGTGTGGGGTGCCAGATCCGGATCGACCCCGTCGGCCACCCGCGCCTTGGCCTGTTCGAATTCGGCGAGCGGACCCGAGCCGACATGGATTCCGTTGATGATCGACCACACCACGGCGCGTCGCGCGCTGCGTTCGACGATGTTGGGGTTGCGGTGCTGGATCAGACGCTGCGCCCACGGCGGCATCGTGTCGCGCACGGCCCAGTCCAGCGCGCTGTGCGGCATCGGCAGATTCGGTCCGGTCGCCATCGCGGTGCCGTAGGTGACGGCCAGCCGGGGCAGGTAGGACTCCAGGCAGTCGAGTGTCTCGCGCTTGGTTGTCGGGAGGTCCGTGCCGCCGAGGGCGTGGCCGACCCGGACGAA is a window from the Mycolicibacterium poriferae genome containing:
- a CDS encoding YciI family protein — its product is MHYFALLLHPERTTPPSPDQQAVEMAEWERFHELAAPAIRAGDALAPAADAVRITGGPDAPVVTEGPYAEGAEVAGGYYVFEADDLDAALAIAQDIPAARFGAVEVWPMVEWRRPVRALAGDWLALLLEPVESASAPGSAEWNEGARAHEAFGRAADEHILTGAALQHHSTATTVQVRDGKTALTDGPFAEGAEVAHGFYVLAATDRDEAVKLASMIPASTIEVRRLAGISGL
- a CDS encoding cyclopropane mycolic acid synthase family methyltransferase — translated: MSDQSTGTKDMTPHFEDIQAHYDLSDDFFGVFQDPTRKYSCAFFTGPDATLSEAQIANVDQHLDRLDLKPGMTLLEVGCGWGLTLQRAMEKYDVNVIGLTLSKNQKVYCDQLLAKIDTERTFDVRLEGWEQFHSPVDRIVSIEAFEHFGFERYDDFFKTCYDILPEDGRMTIQSSVGYHPYDLAERGKKLTFELARFIKFMITEIFPGGRIPTTQMMVEHGEKAGFVVPETLSLRNHYIKTLGIWADRLERNKDAAIAATDEENYNRYMRYLKGCQYYFIDEAIDVSLVTYLKPALAA
- a CDS encoding cyclopropane mycolic acid synthase family methyltransferase — translated: MASTKKNLKPHFDDVQAHYDLSDEFFRLFLDPSQMYSCAYFERDDMTLEEAQRAKVDLALGKLGLEPGMTLLDVGCGWGYTMMRAIERYDVNVIGLTLSENQKAHVEKIFADSDSPRSKEIRLEGWESFDQPVDRIVSIGAFEHFGKDRWDDFFATAYRVLPDDGVMLLHTITALTIPQMIERGIPLTFSVARFIKFILTEIFPGGYLPTIELVGEHSADAGFTLTREQSLQPHYARTLDHWSAALQEHRDEAIEVQSEEVYDRYMHYLTGCADSFRKGYTDVNQFTLVKQPAS
- a CDS encoding alpha/beta fold hydrolase, whose protein sequence is MGDPADPAVLLIMGLGAQMIFWRTEFCQKLIDRGLRVIRFDNRDVGLSGKLPDHHSGAPLLPRMARSFLGLASPAAYTLEDMADDAAALLDHLGVDRAHVVGASMGGMIAQVFAARHRARTRALGVIFSSNNQPVLPPPGPQQLLAVLSKPAGTGRDAIIDNAVRVTKVIGSPGFPRPDDAIRAEAVEVYDRSYYPAGVGRQFAAILGSGSLRRYNRQTAAPTVVIHGKADKLMRPSGGRAIARAIPGARLVLFDGMGHELPEPLWDDIVGELQATFAHAG
- a CDS encoding ABC1 kinase family protein, encoding MSTPRKAQHREVARLDRVPLPVEAARIGVTGWQVTRTGARVVSKLGSRGSLQQKVVKQIPQAFADLGPTYVKFGQIIASSPGAFGEPLSREFRGLLDRVPPADSKAVHRLFQEELGDDPANLFKSFDEKPFASASIAQVHYATLHSGEEVVVKIQRPGIRRRVAADLQILKRGAQLVELAKMGRRLSAQDVVADFADNLAEELDFRLEAQSMDAWVAHMHASPLGSNIRVPQVYWDLTSERVLTMERITGVRIDDVAEIRKRGFDGTELVKALLFSVFEGGLRHGLFHGDLHAGNLYVDDDGKIVFFDFGIMGRIDPRTRWLLRELVYALLVKKDHAAAGKIVVLMGAVGTVKPEAQAAKDLEKFATPLTMTSLGDLSYAEIGKQLSALADAYDVKLPRELVLIGKQFLYVERYMKLLAPRWQMMNDPALTGYFANFMVEVSREHSDQLDAPGEKSGTDERSREEQTRTDEQTKTDPDA